Proteins encoded by one window of Bacteroidia bacterium:
- the sucC gene encoding ADP-forming succinate--CoA ligase subunit beta, whose translation MNIHEYQGKSILKSFGVAIQEGIVAETAEQAVAAAKELQNQTGTNFWVVKAQIHAGGRGKGGGVKLAKSIDEVKEKANSIIGMQLVTPQTGPQGKKVHKVLIAQDVYYPGESKTAEFYMSVLLNRQAGKNIIMYSTEGGMDIEEVAAKTPEKIFKEEIDPSIGLQPFQVRKIAFNLGLSGNAYKEMVKFVSALYRAYESCDASLFEINPVLKTSDNKIIAVDAKVNLDENALFRHADYAAMRDKSEEDPTEVEASEHDLNYVKLEGNVGCMVNGAGLAMATMDIIKLAGGEPANFLDIGGTANAARVEQAFRIILKDPNVKAILINIFGGIVRCDRVAQGIVDAYNNIGQIPVPIIVRLQGTNAEEAKKIIDQSGLKVFSAILLKEAAQLVKEKLG comes from the coding sequence ATGAACATTCACGAATATCAGGGTAAATCCATTTTAAAATCTTTTGGTGTAGCCATTCAGGAAGGAATTGTAGCTGAAACAGCCGAACAGGCAGTAGCTGCAGCTAAAGAACTTCAAAATCAAACAGGAACAAATTTTTGGGTAGTCAAAGCGCAAATACATGCAGGTGGCCGTGGCAAGGGTGGAGGCGTAAAGCTTGCCAAATCAATTGATGAGGTAAAAGAAAAAGCCAATTCAATTATTGGTATGCAGTTGGTAACGCCACAAACCGGTCCACAGGGTAAAAAAGTTCATAAGGTGTTGATTGCACAGGATGTTTATTATCCGGGCGAGTCAAAAACAGCTGAGTTTTATATGAGTGTTTTATTAAATCGTCAGGCCGGTAAAAACATCATCATGTATTCCACAGAAGGAGGTATGGATATTGAAGAGGTGGCAGCAAAAACTCCCGAAAAAATTTTTAAAGAAGAAATTGATCCTTCCATAGGGCTGCAACCTTTTCAAGTAAGAAAAATTGCATTCAACCTTGGCTTGAGTGGTAATGCCTATAAAGAAATGGTAAAGTTTGTGAGCGCTCTGTACAGAGCTTATGAAAGTTGCGATGCATCGCTGTTTGAAATTAATCCGGTTTTAAAAACCTCTGACAATAAAATTATTGCTGTTGACGCCAAAGTTAATCTTGATGAAAATGCTTTGTTCCGACATGCCGACTATGCTGCCATGCGCGATAAGTCAGAAGAAGACCCAACAGAAGTTGAGGCCAGCGAACATGATTTGAATTATGTGAAGTTAGAAGGTAACGTGGGGTGCATGGTCAATGGTGCAGGTCTTGCCATGGCAACTATGGATATCATAAAATTAGCAGGTGGCGAACCGGCCAACTTCCTGGATATTGGCGGAACGGCCAATGCAGCTCGTGTTGAACAGGCATTTCGCATAATTCTAAAAGACCCAAATGTAAAAGCTATATTGATAAATATTTTTGGTGGTATTGTCAGATGCGACAGAGTTGCTCAGGGAATTGTTGACGCTTATAATAATATAGGGCAGATTCCTGTTCCCATTATTGTTCGTTTGCAGGGTACTAATGCCGAAGAAGCAAAAAAGATAATAGATCAGTCAGGACTAAAAGTATTCTCTGCAATTTTATTAAAAGAAGCTGCACAGTTAGTAAAAGAAAAGCTTGGATAA
- the speB gene encoding agmatinase — protein sequence MKALSTKHNFLGIEDEKYYNYASSKYVIQQVPYEYTSSYLAGSKNGPSAIVKASQYVELYDEELDAETYKTCGIATLKALDFKNKTNKKAVDYIEKETLALLNDNKFVVSLGAEHTVTLGFVKAHIQKFKNVSVLQIDAHSDLRESYHNNIYSHASVLKRIYDLGLNIVQAGIRAQCIEEAQLIKKSKRLHTYYAHQIRKDVKWIDKAVKDLSENVYVTIDADGFDPSVIPAVGTAEPNGLFWNETLELLKKTASEKNIIGFDIVECAPIKGNILSEYTLAKLAYRIIGYIEAARRE from the coding sequence ATGAAAGCCCTTTCAACCAAACATAATTTTTTGGGTATTGAAGATGAAAAGTATTACAACTACGCATCTTCAAAATATGTGATTCAGCAAGTGCCTTATGAATACACAAGCTCCTATCTGGCAGGCTCCAAAAATGGACCTTCTGCAATAGTAAAAGCTTCGCAGTATGTTGAATTATATGACGAAGAGTTAGATGCAGAAACTTATAAAACGTGTGGTATAGCAACACTAAAAGCACTTGATTTTAAAAATAAAACCAATAAAAAGGCCGTTGACTATATTGAGAAGGAAACGCTTGCCTTGCTTAACGACAATAAGTTTGTGGTTTCTCTCGGTGCCGAACACACTGTTACTTTAGGATTTGTGAAAGCACATATTCAAAAATTTAAAAACGTTTCAGTGCTTCAGATAGATGCTCATAGTGATTTGCGTGAATCTTATCACAACAACATTTATTCTCATGCCAGTGTCTTGAAAAGAATCTATGATTTGGGTTTAAACATTGTTCAGGCTGGTATCAGAGCGCAGTGTATTGAAGAAGCACAGTTGATAAAGAAGTCAAAGCGACTGCATACTTATTATGCACATCAAATCAGAAAAGATGTTAAATGGATTGATAAAGCTGTTAAAGATTTAAGCGAAAACGTTTATGTGACTATTGATGCAGATGGTTTTGATCCATCTGTAATACCTGCTGTTGGAACTGCAGAACCGAATGGTTTATTTTGGAATGAAACTTTAGAGTTACTTAAGAAAACAGCGTCAGAGAAAAACATTATAGGCTTTGATATTGTTGAATGTGCACCCATTAAGGGAAACATTTTGTCTGAATATACATTAGCAAAACTTGCTTACAGAATAATAGGCTATATAGAGGCTGCAAGGAGAGAGTAG
- a CDS encoding sterol desaturase family protein, producing MENREISNKGSATLFQNRLLERLTRTTFYFPVVLYLVIGMVTSVYCYFSLSIHILTIIGLFVTGVFIFTLVEYLIHRFVFHFKANTPRQHELKYKIHGVHHHYPKDKDRLAMPPLMSLTLAALFFLLYKWLFGNYGIALFSGFVSGYSIYLIIHYAVHRYRQPHNFLSILWKHHSLHHYRSDSSAFSVSNPMWDYIFGTMPDKKSIQKGDKEKLPDYSS from the coding sequence ATGGAGAACAGGGAAATATCAAACAAAGGTTCTGCCACATTATTTCAGAACAGATTACTTGAAAGACTGACACGTACAACTTTTTATTTTCCGGTGGTTTTATATTTAGTCATTGGAATGGTAACCTCCGTCTATTGCTATTTCAGTCTGAGTATTCATATTTTAACAATAATAGGGTTATTTGTTACAGGCGTATTTATATTCACGTTGGTAGAATATCTGATTCACCGTTTTGTTTTTCATTTCAAAGCAAATACTCCAAGGCAACATGAGCTGAAATATAAAATTCATGGTGTGCATCATCACTATCCTAAAGATAAAGACCGCTTAGCTATGCCACCGTTAATGTCGCTTACACTGGCAGCGTTGTTTTTTTTGTTGTACAAATGGTTGTTTGGAAATTATGGTATCGCATTATTTTCAGGATTTGTCAGTGGATATTCAATCTATCTTATCATTCATTATGCAGTGCATCGTTACAGGCAGCCGCATAATTTCTTAAGCATACTATGGAAGCATCATAGCCTCCATCACTACCGTTCTGATAGCTCTGCTTTCAGTGTTTCAAACCCTATGTGGGATTATATTTTTGGAACAATGCCCGATAAAAAGAGTATTCAGAAAGGGGATAAAGAAAAACTTCCTGATTATTCCTCTTGA
- the lepA gene encoding translation elongation factor 4, whose product MENIRNFCIIAHIDHGKSTLADRLLEYTNTVSKQQMQAQVLDDMDLERERGITIKSHAIQMDYTLDGKKYVFNLIDTPGHVDFSYEVSRSIAACEGALLIVDAAQGIQAQTISNLYLALEHDLTIIPVLNKIDLPSAEPELVKDQIVDLLGCRREEIMAASGKTGMGVHDILSEIVHRIPAPKGNPKAPLKALIFDSVFNSFRGIIAYFKVVEGEMKSGDKVKFVATNSNYIAEEIGILKLDKIPAKTIGTGNVGYIITGIKDAKEVKVGDTITTLENPCTEAISGFEDVKPMVFAGIYPVDTEDYEELRSSMEKLQLNDASLVFEPESSAALGFGFRCGFLGMLHMEIIQERLEREFNMTVITTVPNVSYVSYLTNGDVYEIHNPSDFPDPSKMDHIEEPYIKAQIITKAEYIGAIMTLCINKRGVIIGQNYLTTDRVELIFEMPLAEIVFDFYDKLKSVSKGYASFDYHPIGYKTSDLVKLDIRLNGEPVDALSALIHRDHSYTFGKKICEKLKELITRQQFEIIIQASIGAKIIARETVKAIRKDVTAKCYGGDISRKRKLLEKQKEGKKRMRQVGSVEIPQSAFMAVLKLD is encoded by the coding sequence ATGGAAAATATCAGAAATTTTTGCATCATTGCCCATATTGATCATGGCAAAAGCACTCTTGCAGACCGTCTGCTTGAATATACCAATACTGTAAGCAAGCAACAGATGCAGGCACAAGTGCTTGATGATATGGATCTGGAACGCGAACGGGGCATTACCATAAAGAGTCATGCCATTCAAATGGACTATACTTTAGATGGAAAAAAATATGTATTTAATCTGATAGACACACCCGGCCACGTTGACTTTTCGTATGAAGTATCAAGAAGTATTGCCGCCTGCGAGGGTGCATTGTTAATTGTTGATGCTGCACAGGGTATTCAGGCACAAACTATCAGCAATCTTTATCTGGCACTTGAACATGACCTGACTATTATTCCGGTTTTAAATAAAATTGACCTTCCAAGCGCAGAGCCCGAGTTGGTGAAAGACCAGATAGTAGATTTGTTGGGTTGCAGACGCGAAGAGATAATGGCTGCCAGTGGAAAAACAGGTATGGGCGTTCATGATATTTTAAGTGAGATTGTTCATCGTATTCCTGCACCAAAAGGTAATCCAAAAGCCCCTCTTAAAGCATTAATTTTTGACTCTGTTTTTAATTCGTTTCGCGGCATTATTGCTTACTTTAAAGTTGTTGAAGGCGAAATGAAATCGGGCGATAAAGTAAAATTTGTTGCTACAAACAGTAATTATATTGCAGAAGAAATAGGTATTCTGAAACTTGATAAGATACCGGCAAAAACAATTGGAACAGGCAATGTTGGCTATATCATTACAGGAATAAAAGATGCCAAAGAAGTAAAAGTGGGTGACACCATTACTACTTTAGAAAACCCATGTACAGAAGCCATTTCAGGATTTGAAGATGTAAAGCCCATGGTATTTGCCGGAATATATCCTGTGGATACAGAAGACTATGAAGAGCTACGCTCCTCAATGGAAAAACTGCAACTTAATGATGCTTCGTTGGTGTTTGAGCCCGAATCGTCAGCGGCACTTGGCTTTGGTTTCAGATGTGGATTTTTAGGAATGCTACACATGGAAATCATTCAGGAAAGATTGGAACGCGAGTTTAATATGACGGTGATAACAACCGTGCCAAACGTTTCGTACGTATCTTATCTTACCAATGGCGATGTGTATGAAATACACAACCCGAGTGATTTTCCCGATCCCAGTAAAATGGATCACATTGAAGAGCCATATATAAAAGCGCAGATTATTACCAAAGCAGAATATATTGGCGCCATCATGACACTCTGCATTAATAAACGTGGTGTCATTATTGGTCAAAATTACCTGACTACCGATCGTGTGGAGCTAATTTTTGAAATGCCATTGGCAGAGATTGTTTTTGATTTTTATGATAAACTAAAATCTGTTTCCAAAGGGTATGCTTCGTTCGACTACCATCCTATTGGATATAAAACAAGTGACTTGGTGAAACTCGACATCAGGCTTAACGGAGAACCTGTTGACGCACTGTCTGCTCTTATCCACCGCGATCATTCTTATACATTTGGTAAAAAGATTTGCGAAAAATTAAAGGAGCTGATTACACGCCAGCAATTCGAAATTATTATTCAGGCAAGTATAGGTGCTAAAATAATTGCCCGCGAAACGGTGAAAGCCATTCGCAAAGATGTAACTGCCAAATGCTATGGTGGTGATATTTCGCGTAAACGAAAACTTCTGGAAAAACAGAAAGAAGGAAAAAAACGTATGCGTCAGGTAGGCAGTGTTGAGATACCACAAAGTGCATTTATGGCCGTCTTGAAATTAGATTAA
- a CDS encoding putative metal-dependent hydrolase, translating to MEELQYPIGKFQLPENITDAQFENWKNDIESLPAKVQQLTDGFKANQWSQTYRPDGWTALQVVHHLADSHMNCFIRFKWALTEDNPTIKAYNEKAWANLPDVMQSAPIISIQILHALHQRWSSLICNMTEKDFAKTFYHPVQQKTHSLKGAVGLYAWHGNHHLAHLKIIADK from the coding sequence ATGGAAGAACTTCAATATCCGATTGGAAAATTTCAATTACCCGAAAATATTACAGATGCACAGTTTGAAAACTGGAAAAATGATATTGAAAGCTTACCTGCCAAGGTGCAACAACTGACGGATGGTTTTAAAGCAAATCAATGGTCGCAAACCTACAGACCCGATGGTTGGACAGCATTACAGGTGGTGCATCATTTAGCAGATAGCCACATGAATTGCTTTATCCGTTTTAAATGGGCATTGACTGAAGATAATCCTACTATAAAAGCTTATAATGAAAAGGCATGGGCAAACCTTCCTGATGTGATGCAGTCCGCCCCGATAATTTCTATTCAGATCCTTCATGCATTGCATCAAAGATGGTCGAGCCTTATCTGCAACATGACAGAAAAAGATTTTGCCAAAACATTTTATCATCCGGTGCAACAAAAAACACATAGCTTGAAAGGTGCAGTTGGGCTTTATGCATGGCATGGAAATCATCATCTGGCACACTTAAAAATTATTGCTGATAAATAA
- a CDS encoding tetratricopeptide repeat protein encodes MIVILLNFCTTQQKQILPLLSSYAGLNDTVKYVGKETCRSCHADIYNSFMQTGMGKSFDVASRQKTSAKFNHEVIFDKHKNFYYLPYWHNDSLNLLEFRLENGDTIYKHNEVINFIIGSGQHTNSHIVSTNGYLNQAPATFYTQKGEWHLPPGFEDGNNTRFSRIIGLECMSCHNSYPDFVLGSENKYKKIENGINCERCHGPGEYHVLQKQAGILVDTAKAIDFSIVNPAKLSIDLQFDVCMRCHLQGNAVLNNNKSFFDFKPGMKLSDVMNVFVPVYEGNGNAHIMASHAERLKQSRCYIETATGSHANHQSAELRPGKNALTCITCHNPHVSVRQTDDNHFNAVCKNCHHTENSLCTEKLTVRAKSKDNCISCHMTFSGTSDIPHVSIHDHKISIPSKDIKKSESKVFKGIYCVNNPAADKQSRGRAFIAYFERYGYDSSVLDSALNCFSDAGNVSLKENFNELVQIYFLKNDFSKVVSLTSAMPDVLKLLNNKSYSNTHAWTAYRIGASFQAMGDIKAALAFYNRAAELAPYHLDILNKYATALSISGNVKEAQKIYEFILKEYPKHVSALTNLGFIFLSEKNDPQQALTYYSSALALNPDYEPALMNMAGLMHFLNRNDEAIKFVQRILKINPKSKEAMQLLNRLKST; translated from the coding sequence ATGATAGTAATATTGTTGAATTTTTGTACTACGCAACAAAAACAAATACTTCCATTACTTTCGTCTTATGCCGGTTTAAATGATACAGTGAAATATGTAGGAAAAGAAACCTGCAGATCGTGCCATGCCGATATTTATAATTCATTTATGCAAACAGGCATGGGTAAATCATTTGATGTTGCCTCCAGGCAAAAAACATCTGCAAAATTTAATCATGAAGTTATTTTCGATAAGCATAAAAATTTCTATTACCTTCCATACTGGCATAACGATTCACTGAACTTACTTGAATTCAGACTTGAAAATGGCGATACCATCTATAAACATAATGAAGTAATCAATTTTATTATTGGTTCGGGTCAACATACAAATTCACATATTGTCAGCACCAATGGTTATTTGAATCAGGCACCTGCAACTTTTTATACACAGAAGGGCGAGTGGCATTTGCCGCCAGGTTTTGAAGATGGCAATAACACACGGTTTTCGCGCATCATTGGTTTGGAGTGTATGAGTTGTCATAACAGCTATCCTGATTTTGTTTTGGGTTCAGAAAATAAATACAAGAAAATAGAAAACGGCATCAATTGCGAACGCTGTCATGGCCCGGGCGAATATCATGTGCTGCAAAAGCAGGCCGGTATTTTGGTTGATACCGCTAAAGCAATAGATTTTTCTATAGTGAATCCCGCTAAATTGTCTATTGACCTGCAGTTTGATGTTTGCATGCGTTGTCATTTGCAAGGCAATGCAGTGTTGAACAACAACAAGTCGTTTTTTGATTTTAAGCCGGGCATGAAACTAAGTGATGTGATGAATGTTTTTGTTCCGGTTTATGAGGGTAATGGTAATGCACATATCATGGCATCACATGCCGAAAGACTTAAACAAAGCAGATGCTATATAGAAACTGCAACCGGGAGTCATGCTAATCATCAGTCGGCAGAGTTAAGACCGGGAAAGAATGCATTAACATGTATAACCTGCCACAATCCGCATGTCAGTGTTCGACAAACAGATGACAACCATTTCAATGCAGTATGCAAAAACTGTCATCATACAGAGAATAGTTTATGTACAGAGAAATTGACCGTTAGAGCAAAATCAAAAGATAACTGCATTAGTTGCCACATGACATTTTCCGGCACATCAGATATTCCACACGTAAGCATTCACGACCATAAAATTAGTATCCCGTCAAAAGATATCAAGAAGAGTGAGTCTAAAGTGTTTAAAGGAATTTATTGTGTCAACAATCCTGCTGCCGACAAGCAGAGCAGGGGAAGAGCTTTTATAGCTTATTTTGAGCGGTATGGTTATGATTCCAGTGTGCTCGATTCTGCACTGAACTGTTTTTCTGATGCAGGAAATGTTTCTCTCAAGGAAAACTTTAATGAGTTGGTTCAGATATATTTTCTGAAAAATGATTTTTCAAAAGTTGTTTCACTTACTTCGGCAATGCCAGACGTGTTGAAATTACTGAACAATAAATCGTATTCAAATACACATGCATGGACTGCATATCGGATTGGAGCATCTTTTCAGGCAATGGGAGATATTAAAGCAGCATTGGCTTTTTATAATCGGGCGGCAGAGTTGGCACCATATCATCTGGATATTTTGAATAAATATGCTACTGCACTTTCTATTTCAGGTAATGTTAAAGAGGCACAAAAAATATATGAGTTTATTTTAAAAGAATATCCAAAACATGTTTCGGCTCTAACGAATCTTGGATTTATTTTTCTCTCCGAAAAGAATGATCCTCAACAGGCATTGACTTATTATAGCAGTGCATTGGCGCTCAATCCGGATTATGAGCCAGCTTTAATGAATATGGCAGGGTTAATGCATTTTTTGAATAGAAATGATGAGGCTATTAAATTTGTGCAGCGTATCTTAAAAATCAATCCCAAGAGTAAGGAGGCGATGCAATTATTAAACCGGTTGAAATCAACATAA
- the mltG gene encoding endolytic transglycosylase MltG has protein sequence MKKILFLILTLLLLIGAVTAYILYQKIFSPNVKLKDNKTYLYIRTGSNFNQVVSSLSEQHILINTESFTWLAKKMNYTERIIPGRYEITDNMNNRQLLQLLRSGKQVPIKLTFNNIRTKADLASRICKQIEADSAQIAAMLNDSLLLKEEALNSENVLCLFIPNTYEMYWNTSAIVFFNRMKKEYDNFWTNARRQKAHQQELTPVQVSILASIVQSETKQDAEKPRVAGVYLNRLRQSWKLEADPTLVYAIGDFSIKRVLNEYKTIDSPYNTYKYFGLPPGPICLPDISSIDAVLNAENHQFMYFCAREDMSGFHAFAKDYNTHLLNAKRYQAELNRRNIKK, from the coding sequence ATGAAAAAAATACTTTTTTTAATTTTAACTTTACTGCTACTGATAGGTGCTGTAACTGCATATATTTTATATCAGAAGATATTTTCTCCCAATGTAAAGCTTAAAGACAATAAGACTTATTTATATATCAGAACAGGAAGTAATTTTAATCAGGTGGTTTCTAGCCTGTCAGAACAACATATTTTAATCAATACAGAATCTTTCACGTGGCTTGCAAAAAAAATGAACTATACAGAACGCATAATACCCGGCCGCTATGAGATTACTGACAATATGAACAACAGGCAGTTGTTGCAGTTGCTGCGCTCAGGAAAACAGGTTCCCATAAAGCTCACTTTCAATAATATCAGAACCAAGGCAGATCTCGCAAGTCGTATTTGCAAACAAATTGAAGCAGACAGCGCACAAATTGCAGCTATGCTCAATGATAGCCTTCTGTTAAAAGAAGAAGCACTGAATAGTGAAAATGTTTTATGCCTGTTTATACCCAACACGTATGAAATGTATTGGAATACTTCAGCAATAGTTTTTTTTAATAGAATGAAAAAGGAGTATGATAATTTTTGGACAAATGCTCGCAGACAGAAAGCACATCAACAAGAGCTGACTCCTGTGCAGGTTAGCATATTGGCCTCTATTGTGCAGTCAGAGACAAAGCAAGATGCCGAGAAACCACGTGTGGCAGGAGTTTATCTGAACAGACTCAGGCAAAGCTGGAAGCTTGAAGCAGACCCTACGTTGGTTTATGCCATTGGTGATTTTTCGATTAAACGCGTGCTGAATGAATATAAAACCATTGATTCGCCTTACAACACTTATAAATATTTCGGACTGCCACCAGGGCCAATTTGCTTACCGGATATTTCAAGTATTGATGCAGTTCTCAATGCAGAGAATCATCAGTTTATGTATTTCTGTGCTCGCGAAGATATGAGTGGCTTTCATGCATTTGCAAAAGACTATAATACGCACTTGCTCAATGCCAAACGCTATCAGGCAGAACTAAACAGACGTAACATTAAAAAATAA
- a CDS encoding phosphoglucomutase/phosphomannomutase family protein: MATKIKFGTDGWRAIIAQDFTVENVTRVAEATAQWLKSKGGKPSVVVGNDCRFAGNLFAETTAKVLCANGIHVKLAPGFVSTPMVSLGTLQHKADLGIILTASHNPPSYNGFKLKGSYGGPLLPAQVSEIEDIIKDQSTIDTHSLSLDDFAVKGLLQWVDLESMYIDHVKANFDLDAIKKSGKKWAYDAMFGAGQNVMKKLFPEITLLHCDHNPGFHGQAPEPIHKNLTEFSNLIKNAGDIACGLVTDGDADRIGLYDDKGNFVDSHHIILLLIHYLHKYKGMNGKVCTAFSTTPKVQTLCKHYGLPIDVVKIGFKYICEIMIKEDVLLGGEESGGIAIKGHIPERDGIWMGLVIWEFMAKSGKSLNELIQEVYQITGPFSFERNDLHIKEEVKQKILANCISNKYTQFGNYKVQRVDDLDGFKYYFDNTNTEWLMIRASGTEPVLRTYAESSSREKAFQILDACKQTLLG, encoded by the coding sequence ATGGCAACAAAAATTAAATTCGGAACCGATGGATGGCGTGCAATCATTGCACAGGACTTTACAGTAGAAAATGTTACACGCGTAGCAGAGGCTACTGCACAATGGTTAAAATCAAAAGGCGGCAAACCTTCTGTAGTAGTAGGCAACGACTGTCGTTTTGCAGGCAACCTCTTTGCCGAAACCACAGCCAAGGTTTTATGTGCAAATGGTATTCATGTAAAACTGGCTCCGGGTTTTGTATCCACTCCTATGGTTTCTTTAGGAACATTACAACACAAAGCCGACCTGGGAATTATTCTAACGGCAAGTCATAACCCACCCTCGTACAACGGATTTAAACTCAAAGGCTCCTATGGCGGACCGCTGTTGCCGGCTCAGGTTTCTGAAATCGAAGATATCATCAAAGACCAATCTACAATAGACACCCATTCACTCTCCCTGGATGATTTTGCTGTCAAAGGACTGTTGCAATGGGTTGATCTGGAATCAATGTACATAGACCATGTAAAAGCAAATTTTGACCTGGATGCCATTAAAAAAAGTGGCAAAAAATGGGCTTATGATGCCATGTTTGGTGCCGGACAAAATGTGATGAAAAAACTTTTTCCCGAAATCACACTGCTGCACTGCGACCATAACCCCGGCTTCCACGGACAGGCACCGGAGCCTATTCATAAAAACCTGACAGAGTTTTCTAACCTTATTAAAAATGCCGGTGATATTGCCTGTGGATTAGTTACCGATGGCGATGCCGACCGCATTGGCTTGTATGACGATAAAGGAAATTTTGTGGACTCGCACCACATCATTCTGCTGCTCATCCACTACCTGCATAAATACAAAGGAATGAACGGAAAAGTGTGTACAGCATTTTCTACCACACCCAAGGTGCAAACACTTTGCAAACACTACGGCCTGCCCATTGACGTAGTAAAGATTGGTTTCAAATACATCTGCGAAATAATGATAAAAGAAGATGTGCTGTTAGGGGGCGAAGAGTCAGGCGGCATTGCCATAAAAGGACACATTCCCGAGCGTGACGGCATTTGGATGGGTTTGGTAATATGGGAGTTTATGGCAAAGTCGGGTAAGTCGCTCAATGAACTCATTCAGGAAGTATATCAAATAACAGGACCATTCTCTTTCGAGCGCAACGACCTTCACATCAAAGAAGAGGTAAAGCAAAAAATTCTGGCCAACTGCATCAGCAACAAATACACACAGTTTGGAAATTACAAAGTGCAGCGTGTTGATGACCTTGACGGATTCAAATACTACTTCGACAATACCAACACCGAATGGCTGATGATACGGGCCAGCGGCACAGAGCCTGTACTCAGAACCTATGCCGAATCATCTTCCAGAGAAAAAGCGTTTCAGATTTTAGATGCCTGCAAGCAGACCTTACTAGGGTAG
- the tnpA gene encoding IS200/IS605 family transposase, with translation MGQSLVKNYIHLVFSTKHREPLIHPPVETELHAYLGGVCNNLGCTVIIVGGYTDHIHILCMLSKKIALMKLMEELKSHSSKWIKTKGAGYENFYWQDGYGAFSVNPSEVDNVIAYIANQHEHHNKKNFQDEYRAYLKKYNVAYDEKYVWD, from the coding sequence ATGGGACAATCACTTGTAAAAAATTATATACACCTAGTATTCAGTACCAAGCACCGTGAACCGCTGATACATCCACCGGTAGAAACAGAACTACACGCTTATCTCGGTGGTGTTTGTAATAATCTTGGTTGCACAGTAATAATAGTCGGGGGCTATACCGACCATATCCACATACTCTGTATGCTATCCAAAAAGATAGCACTTATGAAGTTGATGGAAGAATTAAAATCACATTCATCCAAATGGATAAAAACAAAAGGTGCAGGTTATGAAAACTTTTATTGGCAGGATGGTTACGGAGCATTTTCGGTAAACCCGTCAGAAGTAGATAACGTAATTGCCTACATTGCCAATCAACACGAACATCACAACAAGAAGAACTTTCAGGATGAGTATCGTGCCTATCTTAAAAAGTATAATGTTGCATATGATGAGAAGTATGTCTGGGATTAG